The following coding sequences are from one Sphaeramia orbicularis chromosome 11, fSphaOr1.1, whole genome shotgun sequence window:
- the sf3b4 gene encoding splicing factor 3B subunit 4: MAAGPISERNQDATVYVGGLDEKVSEPLLWELFLQAGPVVNTHMPKDRVTGQHQGYGFVEFLSEEDADYAIKIMNMIKLYGKPIRVNKASAHNKNLDVGANIFIGNLDPEIDEKLLYDTFSAFGVILQTPKIMRDPDTGNSKGYAFINFASFDASDAAIEAMNGQYLCNRPITVSYAFKKDSKGERHGSAAERLLAAQNPLSQADRPHQLFADAPPPPTAPTPVLTTLGAGMPMPGMPPPGAFPPVPPPGSLPPAMPPSMPMPPTAGTPGPQAAAGGPPPGPPPFPPANMHPGMPQMPMPPPAPPGMVPPPPAPPGSTQPRAPPPPGMPPPPPMGMPPRAYGPPMGPPVPPGMRGPPPPMPPPGYGAGPPRPPPFGFQRGPPMPPRPPGAPPRVPMRAPMPP, translated from the exons ATGGCAGCGGGACCAATTTCAGAAAGAAACCAAG ATGCCACTGTATATGTCGGTGGCTTGGATGAGAAGGTGTCAGAACCTTTGCTATGGGAGCTTTTCTTGCAGGCTGGTCCTGTGGTCAACACACACATGCCCAAAGACAGGGTCACAGGCCAACATCAAG GATATGGGTTTGTGGAGTTCCTCAGTGAAGAGGATGCTGACTAtgccataaaaattatgaatatgaTAAAGCTCTATGGCAAACCTATTAGAGTCAATAAGGCTTCAGCACACAATAAAAACCTGGATGTGGGAGCAAATATCTTCATTGGTAACCTGGACCCGGAGATTGATGAGAAACTGCTCTATGATACGTTCAGTGCCTTTGGTGTGATCCTCCAAACTCCAAAAATTATGCGTGACCCAGACACTGGCAACTCCAAGGGTTATGCTTTCATCAACTTCGCCAGCTTCGATGCATCAGATGCTGCCATTGAAGCTATGAACGGCCAGTACCTCTGCAACAGGCCCATCACAGTGTCATATGCATTCAAGAAGGATTCAAAGGGAGAGCGCCATGGATCGGCCGCAGAAAGACTCTTGGCTGCACAGAACCCTCTGTCTCAAGCAGACAGGCCTCACCAGCTGTTTGCAGATGCTCCACCTCCACCTACTGCTCCAACACCAGTCCTCACCACTCTGGGAGCTGGAATGCCTATGCCTG GTATGCCTCCTCCGGGTGCCTTCCCTCCTGTTCCTCCACCAGGATCATTGCCTCCAGCCATGCCCCCTTCGATGCCCATGCCTCCCACTGCAGGGACTCCAGGCCCACAGGCTGCTGCTGGGGGGCCTCCACCTGGACCACCACCATTTCCCCCTGCAAACATGCATCCAG GTATGCCTCAGATGCCCATGccccctcctgctcctcctggtaTGGTGCCACCACCTCCTGCTCCTCCAGGATCCACTCAGCCACGTGCCCCACCACCACCTGGCATGCCCCCTCCCCCACCAATGGGCATGCCACCCAGAGCATATGGACCTCCTATGG GCCCCCCGGTGCCTCCAGGTATGAGAGGACCCCCACCACCGATGCCCCCTCCTGGTTATGGTGCCGGTCCTCCTCGTCCACCTCCATTTGGCTTCCAGAGAGGACCTCCGATGCCACCCAGACCTCCCGGTGCCCCACCTCGGGTCCCTATGAGAGCACCAATGCCACCATAA